One window of the Octopus sinensis linkage group LG3, ASM634580v1, whole genome shotgun sequence genome contains the following:
- the LOC115209632 gene encoding uncharacterized protein LOC115209632, with product MRIRWSNAKYLTSIFLLIFIIFTCFEWTTLKSNNSRNLNFQHVQQRPPKAIIHSALPNVPIHNTVVAKKEETSHQKKFSSITMKYNKTKNAFDFFKFNCSKPVDKRHIKVRKQKIYQILMFNNEAVYLYKVYYDDRKSHWGRKYIQILAVGPKINKTIYADLWFGKNVMSKSVSSCSITKHGRDSNITSKIFLQYFFSCEIKDNDIPKYVSLSFDRCAPRSNLLHVEVPDRKWKHKFAICIETSYGHIDPSVIIEFVEYNKLMGVTSISVYPSQISTNNRKVFQQYEKEGIMSISETPSPLEGDSWKILTLSSPISFNDCMLRQMYSAEYIIPIDFDEILVPRLSAKNYSALLNDIDSTYRAKEPFSIYSFRTFIFFTTCGSKIQNPKFSNIFRFVHRLKRFGHLKSIVNPRKCLSVYNHYCKVNFKHLKGPGGVSVDTSLASVHHYRKSWSQNFCKLLYSENTIDTLCKDKFGKMLSKPLQDKYNMFKRLHLV from the coding sequence gtCCAATGCGAAATATTTGACGTCCatctttcttctaattttcataatttttacatGTTTCGAGTGGACAACTCTTAAAAGCAATAACTCGCGCAACCTAAATTTTCAACATGTTCAACAGAGACCACCTAAAGCCATCATTCATTCTGCGCTTCCTAATGTGCCAATTCATAATACAGTTGTTGCTAAAAAGGAGGAAACTTCCCACCAAAAGAAATTTTCTTCTATTACtatgaaatacaataaaactaAGAACGCttttgacttcttcaagtttaaCTGCTCAAAACCAGTTGACAAAAGACATATCAAGGttagaaagcaaaaaatatatcagatattaatgtttaataatgaagcagtatatctatataaagttTATTATGATGATCGTAAATCCCACTGGGGTAGAAAGTATATTCAAATTCTTGCAGTCGGTCCTAAAATCAACAAAACAATTTATGCTGACTTATGGTTTGGTAAAAACGTAATGAGCAAATCTGTGTCTTCATGTAGTATTACAAAGCATGGTCGTGACTCAAATATTACTTCCAAGATATTCCTCCAGTATTTCTTCAGCTgtgaaataaaagataatgatattCCTAAATATGTATCACTGAGTTTTGATAGATGTGCTCCGAGGTCGAATCTCTTGCATGTAGAAGTACCAGACAGAAAGTGGAAGCACAAATTTGCCATATGTATCGAGACTAGCTATGGGCATATTGATCCTTCTGTGATTATCGAATTTGTCGAGTATAATAAATTGATGGGCGTTACTTCAATCTCTGTCTACCCATCGCAGATTTCTACGAATAACAGGAAAGTTTTTCAGCAATACGAGAAAGAAGGAATTATGAGTATTTCTGAGACACCATCTCCTTTGGAAGGCGACAGTTGGAAGATATTAACGTTGAGTAGTCCGATCTCTTTCAACGATTGCATGCTTCGACAAATGTATTCAGCGGAATATATTATTCCGATAGACTTTGATGAAATCCTAGTCCCAAGATTATCTGCTAAAAATTATTCTGCGTTATTGAATGACATTGATTCTACATATCGCGCAAAGGAaccattttctatatattcattcCGGACGTTCATATTTTTCACAACGTGTGGGAGTAAAATCCAAAATCCAAAATTTAGTAACATTTTCCGCTTCGTGCATCGATTAAAAAGATTTGGCCATTTGAAATCAATAGTAAATCCTCGCAAGTGCTTGAGTGTGTATAATCATTACTGCAAAGtaaattttaaacatttgaaAGGCCCTGGTGGGGTTTCGGTCGACACTAGTCTTGCTAGTGTCCACCACTATCGAAAGTCATGGTCACAAAACTTTTGTAAACTTTTATATTCGGAAAACACCATTGATACTTTATGTAAAGACAAATTCGGAAAAATGTTGTCGAAACCTCTTcaggataaatataatatgttTAAACGATTACATCTCgtctaa